AAAAACAGATTTATTATCTGCCAAGTGTCCCGGTCCATCATCGGGTTGATTTGAAAGAACGCAAAAATAAAAAAGACTACAGGCTTCGTTTGAGAAGATCCCTGCGCTCCGGATGGTATTTGTATTTTATGTTTTATCCGTGGCTACTTATTCCCCGGCGACTGGCTTATTCCCTTTGGATACAGTTGCGAAAGAGAACATTGAAAGGTGATGGAAAAGCTACAGTAGCTATATTCCAGGCAATGGGAGATGTGATACTAAATATTCCCAGGCTGTTGCGAAATAGCAACCGGATGACGCGACAGGAGTTTGAAGAATTTAGTACTTTGGCGGAGACAAAACTATATTGGACACCTGAAGATGAAAAATAAAACGATAGCCATCATTCCTGCCCGCGGAGGATCAAAGCGACTACCCGGTAAAAATCTCCTGCTTTTAGGAGGTATTCCTTTATTGGGGCATAGTATTCTTTATGCACAAAAACAGGAGTGTATCGCTGACGTATATGTTTCTACCGATGATGATGCAATTGCAGCAGTGGCAGTTCAATTTGGAGCAAAAGTCATTAAGAGACCGGAAGCGCTTTCCGGAGATTTTGAACCCACAGTCTCCGCACTGCGGCATGTGTTGGAGTCAATAGCCGAAACGGTGGATGATATTATCCTCCTGCAAGCCACAAATCCATTGCGCCCGGAAAACTTACTAAAAGAAGCTTATCAAATTTATACATCGGGGAATCATGAAAGCCTGTTTACCGTTACGCGGAACCATCACAAACTGGGAAGAATAGTTGCGGATAAATACGTGCCATTTAATTATACACCGGGGCAGCGCAGCCAGGATGTGGAACCGCTTTATTTTGAGAACGGTCTGCTGTATATTTGCAAAGCTAATCTGATCATGAAGGATTGTATTGTAAGCCCGGAAGCATTCCCGATGATAGTTGACCATCCTTTTGCTTTAATCGATATTGATACGGCAGCAGATCTTGATTATGCTACCTATGTATATAAAAATAATTTTACAGAAAAATAATGAAACCCTATATAGAAATAGCCGGTAGAAAAATCGGTCCCGATTATCCACCATTAGTAATTGCTGAGATTGGCATTAATCATGAAGGTTCTTTAGCTGTAGCAAAAGAAATGGTTGATGCTGCACAACGTGCCGGAGCAGAAGTAGTCAAACATCAGACCCATATCGTCGCAGATGAGATGAGTGCTGCAGCCAAAAAGGTAATTCCCGGAAATGCCACGGTATCTATTTATGATATTATGGAACGCTGTGCCCTGGACGAATCAGACGAATGGGAACTGAAACAATATGTCGAAAGCAAAGGCATGATTTTTATTTCTACGCCCTTTTCAAGAGCAGCAGCAGAACGCCTTCATAAATTTGACCTGCCGGCCTACAAGATTGGTTCCGGAGAGTGTAACAACTATCCACTTTTGGAGCATATTGCAGCATTTGGGAAACCGGTAATCCTAAGTACAGGGATGAATACTATTGAAAGCGTCCGAAAAGCCGTAGCAATATTTGATCGTCATAAAGTTCCTGTTGCCTTATTGCATACCACAAACTTATATCCTACACCCATCCACCTGGTACGTTTTGGAGCCATGACACAATTGCACGAAGCATTTCCGGATAAAGTTTTTGGATTAAGTGATCATACACTGAACAATAATGCCTGCTTGGGAGCTGTTGCTTTGGGAGCTTCTATTTTAGAGCGTCATTTTACGGATCACATGCAGCGTACTGGCCCGGATATTGGGTGCAGTATGGATGAAAAAGCGTGTAAAGATCTTATTATAGCGTCTGAAGAAATTTGGCAGATGCGTGGTGGAATTAAAGCACCGGCTCTGGAGGAACAAGTTACTATTGATTTTGCATTTGCCACTGTTTGTACGATTTCATCCATAAAAAAAGGAGAAGTTTTTACCAAAGAGAATATCTGGGTGAAACGACCAGGAACAGGAGCCATACCTGCAGAAGATTATTCTATTATTTTAGGAAAAAAAGCGCTTACAGATCTTGAACAGGATGAACAGTTAACGTGGGAAGATATTGAAGTGTAATTTTAGGACACAAGCAATTTATAGCGATCAAACGAATGCAAATGAAAAAAATACTTTTCCTTACAGGTACAAGAGCCGATTTTGGTAAAATCAAATCACTGATCCAAATTTTGGAACAGACGGATGATTTTGAAGTTTATGTTGCTGTAACAGGGATGCATTTACAGGAAAAATATGGTTATACTTTGATTGAGATTGAGCGTTGTGGTTTTAAAAATATTCACACCTTTTCCAATCATACCCATGAGACAACAATGGATCTTACTCTGGCCAAAACCATTGAAGGATTATCTTCCTACACCAAGACTATTGTTCCCGATCTGATTGTGGTGCATGGTGATCGTGTGGAAACCCTGGCTGGAGCTATTGTAGGGTCACTTAATAATATATTGGTTGCCCACATCGAAGGGGGAGAATTGTCAGGAACTGTAGATGATTTAATTCGGCACAGTGTGAGTAAATTGAGTCATATTCATTTTGTGTCCAATAAGGCTGCTAAAAAACGGTTGATTCAAATGGGTGAAATCACCAATGCTGTAGTCACTATTGGTTCTCCCGATATTGATATTATGTTTTCGGATCAGTTGCCCAGTATTGAAACAGTAAAGCAATATTATAAAATTGATTTTGAGGATTATGCCATCGCGATGTTTCATCCGGTAACGACAGAGGCCAATGCAATGAAAGAATATGCAAAAGAGTTTGTAGCCGCGTTATTAGAAGATTCCCATAACTATGTTATTATTTATCCTAATAATGATTTAGGGAGTGCTACTATTTTTGAAGCATATGAAAAACTACAGGATAATGCACAATTCCGTATATTCCCATCGTTGCGTTTTGAATATTTTCTCACCCTGTTAAAAGAATCCCAGTTTATAATAGGCAATAGTAGCGCAGGAATCCGGGAGGCGCCCTATTATGGGATTCCTGCTATAAATATTGGTACCCGACAGCAGAACCGGGCTTTAGAGGGAGCAATACTCCATGCTGATTATGCTAAGGAATCTATTAGCCAGGCATTAAAAGAGATAACATTTCAAGAAAAAAAGGAAGTCCAAAATGATTTTGGAAGTGGGAATAGTGCACAATTGTTTTTAGAATCTCTGCAGAAGGGTGATATTTGGTTGTTGAATCACCAAAAACAGTTCAGGGATATATAACAGTAGCTATGAGATTTTTAAAATCAGTTTATTATAAAGTGCTCAAATTCAAAAACAGGTTGTTGGTTGGAAGACCGGTTCTGGTACTCATGTACCACAGGATAAATGATGTAGTAGATCTACCCGCAGCCCATTTGACAGTTTCTGTAGCTGATTTTGAAAAACAATTGCAATACTTTACAACGAACTATCAGATTTTAGGGCTGCGAGACAACTGGACAAACTTAAAAAAAACAGGAGTAGTACTCACGTTTGATGATGGTTATGCGGATAACTATACCAAAGCGTTGCCGCTCTTGGAAAAATACAATATACCCGCTACTTTTTTTATAGCTACAGAAAATATTGATACAGAGGAGGGATTTTGGTGGGATCGCCTCAATCAGGATTATATACAATGTGATGACACCTTTTTTCTTCCAGGAAGCATTGATAAAGTATCTAAAAATAATAATTTGTTACGAAGCTTATCGATAGAACTTACAAAATTAAAGCAAGATGAAAAAAGGGAATGGCTGGAAGAATGGGAAAAAAAGAACGGTATTTCCTATCTGCCAAGACCGGAATACCGATCAATGACTGTAGCAGAAGTAACGGCTGTTGAAGAGCACCCGTTACTGACCGTAGGATTGCATACCCACAATCATTATCCCTTAGGTCAACTATCGTATGACGATCAAAAAGAAGAATTGGAATTGTCAATCCAAAAACTCAAAGAACTTGGGGTAAAGAAGATTGATTACCTGGCTTTGCCACATGGATCTTATAATACAGAAACCATAAGGCTATGTGAGGAATTTAATTTTTCCGGAGTCCTATTGGCGAATAACTATTATTCCAATATAGGAAATAAACATAAAAAGAAAATCAACCGGATTTTGATGCCTTCTCTATCAGGGAAGAAAATATCTGAATATTTGAAAAAATATGATTAATTAAAATGAAAGGTAGAGTTGACTGGCATATCTTAAATTGATCATAAAGAGACTACCTTTGCATTTTTGGAACTTATTAGAAAAGAGGAGCAATACAATGAAGAAATTAGGAGTGGTGATAACAGATGGTGTAGGCTACAGGAATTTTATCTTAAGTGATTTCTTAAGTGAAGCTGGGAAAACTTTCGATGAAGTGGTGCTGCTTTCCTGTTTACCGGCGAGTATTTATGGGACATTATCTTCCAATTGCAGAGTAGTGGAAGTTCCTGTTTTTGAAGAGACATTTAAAACCTGGTTTTTCCGAAAAGCGAAAGAGGTAGCCCACCTGCAACTCCATAAAAAAAATAATTTTGGTATTCAGGATGCATTACATACCAATAAGTCGGATACAAAAACACCGAGAGGGTATGCCACACGGTTCTTATTCCGATTGACTGCAATACTACATTCCGAAAAATGGATTCAGCATTATAACACTTTACAACAAATCACCTTTCGGAATAATCCTACAGTTAAGGGGTATAGGGAACTTTTGGAGAAAGAGAAATTTAACCTTCTCTTTTTCACACACCAACGCCCACCTTTTATTGCGCCATTGGTCTATCAGGCAGAACAGTTAAAAATAAAAACATGTTCTTTTATTTTTAGCTGGGATAATTTAGCCTCAAAAGGAAGAATGGCGGCTAATTTTGATTATTTTCTGGTATGGAGTACTTTGATGCAACAGGAACTGCAGGAATTTTATTCCAGTGTAAAAATTGAAAATATAAAAGTAGTGGGAACGCCTCAATTTGAACCCTATGTGCTGGAACGGTACCATAGCTCTAAAGAATATTTTTACACCCGATTTAGTATAAATCCGTTAAAAAAGACAATCTGTTTTAGCTGTGGAGATAGTTCGACCAGCCGGAATGATGAATTATATATTACCTGCATTGCCAGAGCAATCCAAAATAAAACCTTACCTGATGTCAATCTGATTGTACGCACATCACCTGCGGAGGATCCCATCCGTTTTTCAGAAATCGTAGCTCAATTTCCTTTTATACAATGGAATTACCCACAATGGAATTTATCCCGTACCGGACATCAGGAATCCTGGTCACAACGTATTCCTTCGGAACAGGACAGTAAGGATTTACGAAGCCTTTTAGAATATTCAGACCTTAATATTAATATGTTATCAACTATGAGCCTGGATTTTATGCAGTTTGATAAGCCTGTTATTAATACCGTTTTCGGGAATGTGGCGAATGGGTTATACAATGACCAACGGTTTTTGGAGTATGCCCATATTATAAATGTGATCAACAGCAATGCGACACGTATTGTAAAAAATGTAACCGAACTTATAGATGCCATAAAAATGGATTTGGAAGTACCGGAATTAAAGCAGAAAGAGCGGACAGCATTAGTAAAACTGCAGGTTGGGGCGCCACTATTGAATACCGGGAAACGAATCGCGACAACTTTATTACAATGGGTGTAGAACGAAAAAAAATAGCCATACTCTGCAATTATCGCCTTTTACCGGACAGGATTGGTGGTATGGATTACTTTTTTTGGCTATTCGATCAGGAATGTAGTGTAAATATGATTGATGTAGATTGGTTTTTCCCCAATGCAGCCCAACATGGAGCCTATAGCAAGATGAATATTATAGCCACTGGCAATGAACCGGAACGATTTTTTATAGCGTATTGTAAAGAACAATCAACTGCCTATACACATGTCATTACTCATTTCATAGCATTATGTACTCCTTTTTTTAAGGAAGTAAAACAACTTACGAAAGCCCGGATTATTGGCGTAGATCATAATCCAAGGCCGGTTGGAGGTTATCCTTTAAGAAAGAAGGTGGAGAAACGAATAAAAGGATTCCTGTTTTCCAGATACATTGATTGTTTTGTTGGAGTTTCGGAATATACAGTTCAAGAACTTACTAAGGATTTTGGACCACAATTATCCCGTAAAACAATTCGAATATACAATGGTGTTTTGATTGACGGTATTAAAAAACATCAGTATCGTAGCGAGCAAGAACCCTTATTTATGGTAGCTTCCCATTTAAGGGAATCCAAAGGGATTCAGGATCTGATAGAAGCTGTTGTATTTCTGCCAGATACTGTGAAAGCGAAATTGAAAATAGACGTATATGGTGATGGACCTTATGGAGCTGTGTTACGTAAAAAAGTGCAGTCCCACAAATTAGATGCTATTTTTTGTTTTAAAGGCAATAGCCCCGATCTTAAATCAACTTATTGTCTTTATGATTATATGTTACAACCCACTCACATGGAGTGTTTTAGCCTGTCAATTTTGGAGAGCCTCGCAGCAAATGTACCCGTTATCACTACAAATGTAGGTGGTAATGAGGAAGTTATCGAAAGTGGAAAAAATGGCTTTGTATATACCGTAAAAGACATAGTAGCTTTAAAAGAGCTGCTTTTAGATTTATTTTCAGGAGAAAAAAGGATTACAATTGATACAAGATCATTAATTGAAGAAGGCTTTTCACTGGAATTAATGGTAAAAAACCACTTTAAACTACTCTCATGAAGATAGCGTTTCTCACTCCCGAATACCCCCATGCTTTGACTACTAAATCCGGAGGCATTGGTACCAGTATTGCAAACCTTGGAAAAGCACTCGCTGCATTGGGCCATGAGATACTCGTAATTGTTTATGGACAAAAAGAAGATACTGAGTTTATGGATCAGGAGGTTCAGGTACATGCAGTAAAAAATATAAAAATGAAAGGCCTGTCCTGGTATTTTACCCGTAAAAAGATTCAAAACAGGATCAATAAATTGGTCCAAGAAAATAAGATTGATATTGTCGAAGCCCCGGACTGGACCGGAATAACTTCTTTTATGAAATTACAGTGTCCTTTGGTCATTCGGGAGAATGGTTCTGATACCTATTTTTGCTATCTTGATAACAGAAAAGTAAAGTGGATCAATAAATTACACGAGCGAAAAGCATTAAAAAATGCAGATGGAATAATTTCTGTAAGTCATTTTACCGGTGAGCTTACGGATGCACTAATGGGACTAAAAAGTGATTTTACGGTGATTCCGAACGGGATTGATGCAAGACTGTTTCATAAAAGAAATATACAGAGTTCCGATACTTTAGCAATATTATACTTTGGAAGCCTCATTCGTAAAAAGGGGCTATTGGAATTACCCGCGATTTTTAATCAGGTCATTGTTCAGTTTCCAAATGCAACACTAAAGTTAATCGGTAAGGATGTTCCAGATATTATTTCTGGAAACCCTTCTACCTGGGCTATGATGCAACCTTTATTTTCAAAGGAAGCTTTAAAGCAGGTGACCTATTTGGGGGGTGTTGAATATAGTGAGATAAAATCTCATATAGAAGATGCTGCAGTTTGTGTCTTTCCGTCTTTTGCAGAAGCATTCCCGGTTTCCTGGCTTGAGGCCATGGCGATGAAAAAGGCGATTGTTGCTTCCAATATAGGATGGGCCACAGAAATGATAACGGATGGGCAGACTGGTTTTTTGGTTCATCCGACCGATCATCACGATTTCGCAGCAAAAATAGTGCGATTGTTGGAAGAGCCTGAACTTCGATTTCAGTTTGGGGAATCTGCCCGAAAAAAAATAGAAGAAGATTTTGACAATATTGTAATAGCCAGGAAAAGCATCCTATTGTATGAATCCATCCTGAATAAAAGGAAATGAGTTTTATGTTAAAAGAATACCGTACAACAAGTGGCGAAATTATTTTATATAATGGGAACCCAAATTTCGAGCACTTAGAAACGCTGATACAAGGTCCGGGAGATATATGGCATAGTTCCTGGGAGCAAGGCTATAAAAATGCCTTTCCTGAAATTGTCTATCAATCAGCAACGTTTTGGTATATCAATGATTTTAATGATCTTGATGAAGCAGTAAGCTGGAGAATCAATCCGTACCAATTTTGTATTCGGA
The Flavobacterium kingsejongi genome window above contains:
- a CDS encoding cytidylyltransferase domain-containing protein, with the translated sequence MKNKTIAIIPARGGSKRLPGKNLLLLGGIPLLGHSILYAQKQECIADVYVSTDDDAIAAVAVQFGAKVIKRPEALSGDFEPTVSALRHVLESIAETVDDIILLQATNPLRPENLLKEAYQIYTSGNHESLFTVTRNHHKLGRIVADKYVPFNYTPGQRSQDVEPLYFENGLLYICKANLIMKDCIVSPEAFPMIVDHPFALIDIDTAADLDYATYVYKNNFTEK
- a CDS encoding N-acetylneuraminate synthase family protein → MKPYIEIAGRKIGPDYPPLVIAEIGINHEGSLAVAKEMVDAAQRAGAEVVKHQTHIVADEMSAAAKKVIPGNATVSIYDIMERCALDESDEWELKQYVESKGMIFISTPFSRAAAERLHKFDLPAYKIGSGECNNYPLLEHIAAFGKPVILSTGMNTIESVRKAVAIFDRHKVPVALLHTTNLYPTPIHLVRFGAMTQLHEAFPDKVFGLSDHTLNNNACLGAVALGASILERHFTDHMQRTGPDIGCSMDEKACKDLIIASEEIWQMRGGIKAPALEEQVTIDFAFATVCTISSIKKGEVFTKENIWVKRPGTGAIPAEDYSIILGKKALTDLEQDEQLTWEDIEV
- the neuC gene encoding UDP-N-acetylglucosamine 2-epimerase, translated to MKKILFLTGTRADFGKIKSLIQILEQTDDFEVYVAVTGMHLQEKYGYTLIEIERCGFKNIHTFSNHTHETTMDLTLAKTIEGLSSYTKTIVPDLIVVHGDRVETLAGAIVGSLNNILVAHIEGGELSGTVDDLIRHSVSKLSHIHFVSNKAAKKRLIQMGEITNAVVTIGSPDIDIMFSDQLPSIETVKQYYKIDFEDYAIAMFHPVTTEANAMKEYAKEFVAALLEDSHNYVIIYPNNDLGSATIFEAYEKLQDNAQFRIFPSLRFEYFLTLLKESQFIIGNSSAGIREAPYYGIPAINIGTRQQNRALEGAILHADYAKESISQALKEITFQEKKEVQNDFGSGNSAQLFLESLQKGDIWLLNHQKQFRDI
- a CDS encoding polysaccharide deacetylase family protein; protein product: MRFLKSVYYKVLKFKNRLLVGRPVLVLMYHRINDVVDLPAAHLTVSVADFEKQLQYFTTNYQILGLRDNWTNLKKTGVVLTFDDGYADNYTKALPLLEKYNIPATFFIATENIDTEEGFWWDRLNQDYIQCDDTFFLPGSIDKVSKNNNLLRSLSIELTKLKQDEKREWLEEWEKKNGISYLPRPEYRSMTVAEVTAVEEHPLLTVGLHTHNHYPLGQLSYDDQKEELELSIQKLKELGVKKIDYLALPHGSYNTETIRLCEEFNFSGVLLANNYYSNIGNKHKKKINRILMPSLSGKKISEYLKKYD
- a CDS encoding glycosyltransferase family 4 protein — translated: MIDVDWFFPNAAQHGAYSKMNIIATGNEPERFFIAYCKEQSTAYTHVITHFIALCTPFFKEVKQLTKARIIGVDHNPRPVGGYPLRKKVEKRIKGFLFSRYIDCFVGVSEYTVQELTKDFGPQLSRKTIRIYNGVLIDGIKKHQYRSEQEPLFMVASHLRESKGIQDLIEAVVFLPDTVKAKLKIDVYGDGPYGAVLRKKVQSHKLDAIFCFKGNSPDLKSTYCLYDYMLQPTHMECFSLSILESLAANVPVITTNVGGNEEVIESGKNGFVYTVKDIVALKELLLDLFSGEKRITIDTRSLIEEGFSLELMVKNHFKLLS
- a CDS encoding glycosyltransferase family 4 protein, with protein sequence MKIAFLTPEYPHALTTKSGGIGTSIANLGKALAALGHEILVIVYGQKEDTEFMDQEVQVHAVKNIKMKGLSWYFTRKKIQNRINKLVQENKIDIVEAPDWTGITSFMKLQCPLVIRENGSDTYFCYLDNRKVKWINKLHERKALKNADGIISVSHFTGELTDALMGLKSDFTVIPNGIDARLFHKRNIQSSDTLAILYFGSLIRKKGLLELPAIFNQVIVQFPNATLKLIGKDVPDIISGNPSTWAMMQPLFSKEALKQVTYLGGVEYSEIKSHIEDAAVCVFPSFAEAFPVSWLEAMAMKKAIVASNIGWATEMITDGQTGFLVHPTDHHDFAAKIVRLLEEPELRFQFGESARKKIEEDFDNIVIARKSILLYESILNKRK